From Ignatzschineria sp. RMDPL8A, a single genomic window includes:
- the greB gene encoding transcription elongation factor GreB, whose translation MNYITKHGFQKLSDELNYLWKDKRPKVTQAVSEAAALGDRSENAEYIYGKKMLREIDRRVRFLSKRLDELTIVDALPANQDKIFFGAYITLEDEVGKERVVRIVGSDEFDNDPCYISINSPLARALIGKTFDDEILLKLEMGPVRYFVIDIEYKPL comes from the coding sequence ATGAATTACATTACGAAACACGGATTTCAGAAACTTTCGGATGAACTCAATTATCTCTGGAAAGATAAACGCCCTAAAGTAACACAAGCGGTGAGTGAAGCCGCAGCGCTAGGCGATCGCTCGGAGAACGCTGAGTATATCTACGGAAAAAAGATGCTCCGCGAGATCGATCGTCGCGTGCGTTTTTTAAGTAAGCGTTTAGATGAACTCACCATTGTTGATGCCCTTCCCGCAAACCAAGATAAGATCTTCTTTGGGGCTTATATCACCCTCGAAGATGAGGTAGGAAAAGAGCGCGTAGTGCGCATTGTGGGAAGTGATGAGTTTGATAATGATCCGTGCTATATTTCCATCAATTCGCCCTTAGCGAGAGCGCTAATTGGAAAGACGTTCGATGATGAGATTTTGCTAAAACTCGAAATGGGGCCGGTACGCTATTTTGTGATTGATATTGAATATAAACCGCTCTAA
- a CDS encoding LapA family protein, giving the protein MKKIAFWAKIVLSLLFLLALLMLFFQNRDTAIVFNYLAGKGEIQLTTLLFLSFALGAIFTLAQLFLTNVRKGYNKMILEARVKELTDENERLERELNRL; this is encoded by the coding sequence ATGAAAAAGATCGCTTTTTGGGCCAAAATTGTTTTAAGTCTTCTCTTTCTCTTAGCATTATTAATGCTCTTTTTTCAAAACCGTGATACCGCCATTGTTTTCAATTATTTAGCGGGTAAAGGCGAGATCCAACTGACAACGCTCCTCTTCCTATCGTTTGCCCTCGGCGCGATTTTTACGCTGGCACAACTCTTTTTAACGAACGTGCGTAAAGGCTATAATAAAATGATTTTAGAAGCGCGCGTTAAAGAACTCACGGACGAAAACGAACGTTTAGAGCGTGAACTCAATCGTCTTTAA
- a CDS encoding BolA/IbaG family iron-sulfur metabolism protein, with amino-acid sequence MMTKEAIQKLITSSLECTFIEVKGDDGTHFEAIVVSPAFEGISMLKQHKMVYATLGDRLETEEIHALALKTYTPAQWDK; translated from the coding sequence ATGATGACGAAAGAAGCCATTCAAAAATTAATTACAAGCAGCCTAGAGTGCACTTTTATTGAAGTAAAAGGCGACGACGGCACGCATTTTGAAGCGATTGTTGTGAGTCCTGCTTTTGAAGGTATTTCGATGTTAAAACAGCATAAAATGGTTTATGCCACCTTAGGGGATCGCCTTGAAACAGAAGAGATCCATGCGCTTGCGCTTAAAACCTATACACCAGCCCAATGGGATAAATAA
- the murA gene encoding UDP-N-acetylglucosamine 1-carboxyvinyltransferase — translation MKTDNERLLVVGNGPLSGTIQASGAKNAVLPILAATILASEPVTLHNVPKLQDVLILESLLESFGATVSEVGENSIEIDPRGITEIRASHDLVKLMRASILVLGPLLARFGEAEVSLPGGCAIGSRPVDQHLKGMEALGANITLKNGYVFAKTPNARLKGGHYAFDMVTVTGVENVIMAAVLADGVTILDNCAKEPEVTDLVEMLISLGAKIEGVGTDRLTITGVEKLSGGEYTIMPDRIEIGTYLVAGAMTFGDITVERCIPAHLEAVNHKLIEAGCQIETGADFVRVFPGTSILKPLDIRTAPYPLFATDMQAQFMAMAAISQGTSTIVETIFENRFMHANELMRMGADIHVEERMAVIQGVEKLSGTEVTATDLRASAALILAGLVADGTTTIDGLHHLDRGYDGIERKLTGIGAKIERITLDEASPL, via the coding sequence ATGAAAACAGATAATGAACGCCTCCTCGTTGTGGGAAATGGCCCATTATCGGGCACCATTCAAGCAAGCGGTGCGAAAAATGCGGTATTGCCGATTTTAGCGGCAACCATTTTAGCCTCCGAGCCGGTAACGCTTCACAATGTTCCGAAACTGCAAGATGTGCTAATTTTGGAAAGTTTGCTAGAGAGTTTTGGCGCAACGGTTAGTGAAGTGGGTGAAAACTCCATTGAGATTGATCCCCGCGGGATTACTGAAATTCGCGCAAGTCACGATTTAGTGAAATTGATGCGTGCGTCGATCTTAGTGCTTGGGCCGCTCCTTGCCCGTTTTGGTGAGGCGGAAGTATCGCTTCCGGGGGGCTGCGCGATTGGCAGTCGTCCGGTGGATCAACATCTAAAAGGGATGGAAGCGCTTGGCGCCAATATTACCCTTAAAAATGGCTACGTCTTTGCAAAAACGCCCAATGCTCGCCTAAAAGGGGGGCACTACGCGTTTGATATGGTCACGGTAACGGGCGTTGAAAACGTCATTATGGCGGCGGTATTAGCGGACGGTGTCACCATTTTAGATAACTGCGCGAAAGAGCCCGAAGTGACCGATCTTGTGGAGATGCTGATCTCGCTTGGCGCTAAAATTGAAGGCGTTGGCACGGATCGACTCACCATTACCGGGGTTGAAAAACTCTCGGGCGGTGAATATACCATTATGCCGGACCGAATCGAGATCGGAACGTACTTAGTTGCCGGTGCGATGACCTTTGGTGACATCACTGTCGAACGCTGTATTCCCGCGCATCTTGAGGCGGTCAATCATAAATTGATTGAAGCAGGGTGTCAGATCGAGACGGGCGCTGATTTTGTGCGCGTTTTTCCCGGTACCTCCATTTTAAAACCGCTCGATATTCGCACAGCACCTTATCCGCTCTTTGCAACGGATATGCAGGCGCAATTTATGGCGATGGCAGCGATCTCACAAGGCACATCAACGATTGTGGAAACGATCTTTGAAAATCGCTTTATGCATGCCAATGAATTGATGCGTATGGGCGCGGACATTCATGTGGAAGAGCGCATGGCGGTGATTCAAGGGGTTGAAAAACTCTCCGGAACGGAAGTGACGGCAACGGACCTTCGCGCGTCAGCGGCGCTTATTTTAGCGGGATTAGTCGCCGATGGAACCACGACTATCGATGGACTGCATCACCTTGATCGCGGCTATGATGGCATTGAGAGAAAGCTCACCGGAATTGGTGCGAAAATCGAACGGATTACCCTCGATGAGGCATCACCTCTTTAA
- the dsbD gene encoding protein-disulfide reductase DsbD: MRKQILTTIGTLLILFLTTLTAQAQLFQSPSNSGFGGQSLTGKIRQNDELLPPDRAFVPTLTRFDDGRINLHFEIHPDYYLYRDRIKIRVLNEVLTLDEVALPEGVWHEDEFFGRQMIYDFPIVIPINPKGDFAQVKNLHLFIEAQGCAKKGLCFPPHRWEETLSINPNLKIDDALISLEETLALDIPMAEHDRLTQYLLDKKYMAIPLFFIFGLLLTFTPCVLPMLPILSGILTSRGVETAKNGFVVSLIYVLSMASIYVLLGLLAAFFGKGFAAYLQHPYVLIGFAAIFVLLALSMFGLYELQMPAKVQNYLNRISQNQEGKSGYAGVIIMGMLSALIVGPCVTAPLIGVIGLVAQSQDYLLGGTILFSMSMGMGVPLLILGASSGHLLPKAGGWMTQVKILFGFILLGIAAYFIGRIVPFKWEQWLYALVALSAATWLFIYVKKSKAYLSFFSLVAIASLIFGLYSIKESTRVIETIDFTEIKGIEGLNSALAENTLPLTMLEFNADWCVACKEMEKYVFSHDSVKTLLKPIQLLSSDVTANDALDQQLQKHFSIYGPPAILFFDHQGNELEPYRIMGSVSKESFTAHITLLYENMGVPVPLELLDENPELTPQETP; encoded by the coding sequence ATGAGAAAACAGATTCTTACGACGATTGGGACGCTCCTGATCCTCTTTTTAACCACGCTAACCGCACAGGCGCAGCTTTTTCAATCGCCAAGTAATAGTGGCTTTGGTGGGCAATCGCTCACCGGAAAAATTCGTCAAAATGATGAACTATTACCGCCCGATCGCGCTTTTGTCCCGACACTGACACGCTTTGATGATGGGCGCATTAATCTCCATTTTGAGATTCATCCCGATTACTATCTCTATCGGGATCGCATTAAAATCCGAGTATTAAATGAGGTACTCACACTCGATGAAGTGGCACTTCCTGAAGGCGTTTGGCATGAGGATGAATTTTTTGGTCGTCAAATGATCTATGATTTCCCCATTGTGATTCCTATCAATCCCAAGGGCGATTTTGCTCAGGTTAAAAATTTACATCTTTTTATTGAAGCGCAAGGGTGCGCCAAAAAAGGGCTCTGTTTTCCCCCACACCGCTGGGAAGAGACACTTTCGATCAATCCAAATTTAAAGATTGATGATGCGCTCATCTCCCTTGAAGAGACGCTCGCGCTCGATATTCCAATGGCAGAACACGATCGCCTCACCCAATATCTGCTTGATAAAAAATATATGGCGATCCCGCTCTTTTTTATCTTTGGGCTACTTCTCACCTTTACCCCTTGCGTCTTGCCGATGCTCCCTATTTTATCGGGCATTTTAACAAGTCGTGGCGTAGAAACCGCTAAAAATGGCTTTGTGGTTTCGCTCATTTATGTGCTCTCCATGGCGTCAATCTATGTACTGCTTGGCCTCCTTGCCGCCTTCTTTGGTAAAGGCTTTGCCGCCTATCTACAGCACCCTTATGTCCTAATCGGCTTTGCCGCCATCTTCGTGCTGCTCGCGCTGAGTATGTTTGGGCTTTACGAACTGCAAATGCCTGCAAAAGTGCAAAATTACCTCAATCGCATTAGCCAAAATCAAGAAGGCAAAAGTGGCTATGCGGGCGTTATTATTATGGGAATGCTCTCGGCGCTCATTGTGGGCCCTTGCGTCACTGCACCGCTCATTGGTGTGATTGGCCTTGTGGCGCAATCGCAAGATTATCTCTTAGGGGGCACGATTTTATTTAGCATGAGCATGGGAATGGGCGTACCGCTGCTGATTCTAGGGGCCTCGTCAGGCCATCTATTGCCAAAAGCTGGTGGCTGGATGACGCAGGTAAAAATCCTCTTTGGGTTTATTTTGCTCGGCATTGCGGCCTACTTTATCGGGCGCATTGTTCCCTTTAAATGGGAGCAGTGGCTCTATGCCCTTGTCGCACTGTCCGCGGCAACTTGGCTCTTTATCTATGTGAAAAAATCAAAAGCCTATCTCTCCTTTTTCTCGCTTGTTGCGATTGCGTCCCTGATCTTCGGGCTCTATTCCATTAAAGAATCGACCCGCGTCATTGAAACGATCGACTTTACCGAAATTAAAGGGATTGAAGGTTTAAATAGCGCGCTTGCAGAGAATACGCTACCGCTAACGATGCTCGAATTTAACGCTGACTGGTGCGTTGCCTGTAAAGAGATGGAGAAATATGTCTTTAGCCATGATTCGGTAAAAACACTGCTTAAACCGATTCAGCTCTTAAGCAGCGATGTGACCGCCAATGATGCGCTCGATCAGCAGCTGCAAAAGCACTTTTCAATCTATGGACCGCCGGCGATTCTCTTTTTCGATCATCAAGGCAATGAGTTAGAACCCTACCGCATTATGGGATCGGTTTCAAAAGAGAGTTTTACCGCGCACATCACCCTACTGTATGAGAACATGGGCGTGCCAGTTCCGCTTGAGCTCCTCGATGAAAATCCTGAGCTCACACCACAAGAAACGCCTTAA
- a CDS encoding DUF3592 domain-containing protein: protein MNKQQMWLRGLRIFGLIIFAFGGYLTYELRNFIKESETARATVDSVELSDSSNALYVHFKDQLDRRHFVKLDYGKQTPPFEKGEEFIVHYPIDAPDNARIQSFLATWQGTIFGGLGLIIFIGGSLPLFIERRRQNRAKKVS from the coding sequence GTGAATAAGCAACAAATGTGGCTACGCGGATTGCGTATTTTCGGGCTAATTATCTTCGCCTTTGGCGGGTATTTAACCTATGAACTGCGCAACTTTATTAAAGAATCAGAAACAGCGCGCGCAACGGTCGATAGCGTTGAACTCTCCGATTCGAGCAATGCACTCTATGTCCATTTTAAAGATCAACTCGATCGCCGGCACTTTGTCAAACTCGATTACGGCAAACAGACGCCACCCTTTGAAAAAGGGGAAGAATTTATCGTTCACTACCCCATTGATGCGCCCGATAATGCGCGTATTCAATCCTTTTTAGCGACATGGCAAGGCACCATTTTCGGCGGTCTTGGACTCATTATCTTTATCGGTGGCTCGCTTCCGCTCTTTATCGAGCGCCGCAGGCAAAACCGAGCGAAAAAAGTGTCATAA
- a CDS encoding MoxR family ATPase produces MSQAELAGVIDLLEEVLLGKRREIKLSLACLLARGHLLLEDLPGMGKTTLSHALAKVLGLTYQRIQFTSDLLPGDILGGEVFNPQTQEFTLHKGPIFTEVLLADEINRTTPKSQSALLEAMEERQVTIGNHSYDLPESFFVIATQNPVSYAAGTYPLPDSQLDRFLMRISLGYPSFEAEKSILKGENRAASSALPERFSREALQTAQAAVATIHASDEIIHYILNIAQYTRTHSEFSIGLSPRGTQALLGASRAYAYLSGRDYVIPEDVKMVMPSVCTHRLRDQHRSGEEHRLVERILTDVNIL; encoded by the coding sequence ATGAGTCAGGCGGAGTTAGCAGGAGTGATTGATCTCCTTGAAGAGGTGTTATTAGGGAAGCGGCGCGAGATTAAATTGAGTCTTGCGTGCCTTTTAGCCCGCGGACACTTGCTCCTGGAGGATCTTCCCGGTATGGGGAAAACAACGCTCTCTCACGCGCTTGCCAAAGTGCTCGGGCTCACCTATCAGCGCATTCAATTTACCTCCGATCTTCTGCCGGGCGATATTTTGGGCGGTGAGGTCTTTAATCCGCAGACCCAAGAATTTACCCTCCATAAAGGGCCGATCTTTACCGAAGTGCTCCTCGCCGATGAGATTAATCGTACTACGCCAAAAAGCCAGAGTGCGCTCCTTGAGGCTATGGAAGAGCGTCAAGTGACGATTGGGAATCATAGCTATGATCTGCCCGAAAGTTTCTTTGTGATTGCAACGCAAAATCCCGTATCGTACGCCGCGGGAACCTATCCGCTTCCGGATTCTCAGCTTGACCGATTTTTAATGCGCATCTCGCTCGGATATCCCTCATTTGAGGCGGAAAAATCGATCTTAAAAGGGGAAAATCGCGCCGCCTCGAGTGCTTTACCGGAGCGTTTTTCTCGGGAAGCGCTACAGACAGCGCAAGCAGCGGTTGCCACGATTCATGCCTCCGATGAGATCATTCATTACATTTTAAATATTGCTCAATACACGCGTACGCACTCTGAGTTTTCGATTGGCCTTTCCCCGAGGGGAACGCAAGCGCTCCTGGGTGCGAGCCGTGCCTATGCTTATCTTTCAGGGCGCGATTATGTGATTCCGGAAGATGTGAAGATGGTGATGCCATCGGTCTGTACCCATCGTTTGCGCGATCAACATCGAAGCGGTGAGGAGCATCGGTTAGTCGAGCGAATTTTAACGGATGTCAATATTTTATAG
- a CDS encoding DUF58 domain-containing protein: MSGWFQKKMEAFYARRAPKGVTEKRLGHREIYIVPRRQGFLFLGFILLLLILAINFQNPLVHLLLFWLLSLLGVSMIFSWRNILGLRLFSSAASAIFAGDNAKFNVVLEGRERHHMAIGLGFGRSIFVKTDLKKGERRELSLFLEAPERGLLEMPRLRIESHYPFGFFKVWSYVWLDESVLCYPMPVESEKPPLRALNFLDEKESGQRATEKEGIDDFDELVRYTPGHSLRRIDWQAYAKGQGLYVKSFVAEEGTPNWYHLADYSGGTEAALSKLCYHILKAEERGEQYGAVIGKEVILPSRGEAHLTQILTALALY, from the coding sequence ATGAGCGGGTGGTTTCAGAAAAAAATGGAGGCGTTTTATGCGCGCCGAGCGCCTAAAGGGGTGACGGAAAAACGGCTTGGGCATCGTGAAATTTACATTGTGCCGCGTCGGCAAGGTTTTCTCTTTTTAGGCTTTATTCTGCTTTTACTGATTCTGGCCATTAACTTCCAAAATCCGCTGGTGCATCTGCTCCTTTTTTGGCTCTTAAGCCTTTTAGGGGTGAGCATGATTTTTAGTTGGCGTAATATTTTAGGATTACGACTCTTTTCAAGTGCAGCAAGTGCTATTTTCGCCGGCGATAATGCTAAATTTAATGTCGTGCTTGAGGGGCGAGAGCGCCATCATATGGCCATTGGGCTTGGATTTGGACGATCGATTTTCGTAAAAACGGATCTTAAAAAGGGCGAGCGCCGAGAGTTATCTCTTTTCTTAGAAGCGCCGGAACGAGGCCTGCTTGAGATGCCCCGTTTACGCATTGAGAGTCACTATCCGTTTGGGTTTTTTAAGGTGTGGAGCTATGTCTGGCTCGATGAATCGGTGCTCTGTTATCCCATGCCAGTGGAGTCTGAAAAACCGCCCCTTAGAGCGCTGAACTTTCTCGATGAAAAAGAGAGTGGGCAACGGGCAACCGAAAAAGAGGGCATCGATGATTTTGACGAGCTTGTGCGCTATACGCCGGGACATTCATTACGCCGCATTGATTGGCAGGCTTATGCAAAAGGACAGGGGCTCTATGTGAAATCCTTTGTTGCCGAAGAGGGAACCCCAAATTGGTATCATTTGGCCGATTATTCCGGCGGGACGGAAGCGGCGCTTTCCAAATTGTGTTATCACATTTTAAAGGCGGAAGAGAGAGGAGAGCAATATGGCGCGGTGATCGGTAAAGAGGTGATTTTGCCAAGTCGTGGCGAGGCGCATTTAACCCAAATTTTAACGGCGCTCGCGCTCTATTAA
- a CDS encoding transglutaminaseTgpA domain-containing protein: MSRDNHSIGRFPWGKTVPKRSKRPKTEKPIPRSSLTWLLVAYIAVVIPHFILYLPLWILPIALAAFYWRYEIYRMRRTYPSGLVKTLVVVALLAVMGGVYGNFFNTIGSSVLLVALFSLKFVEARTLRDGWVLVLLAYFTLAVGFIFDTSMWMALFSLIPLWATTMALLGFEQSDDAPFKNRFMFKEVTIALFAALPLMIALFFVFPRFPSLLSLNQDKTEIASKMGVGDRLNPGDISELAENDELMFWAEFDGMMPRREDLYWRVLTLDHFDGKGWSRSPQFEHSNMPARVIPRGPQYAYFILYEPTHRKDVVALDISMNPQGERYRQHFDYRFEAPYPVTSKIRYELVAFPMASLDRDLPPNHPRLERYREVEAWSNPETAAWVLGEKLKVSSPEALVNRILTHIHNEEYVYTLKPGRLTGNVIDQFFIDSKRGFCEHYASSLAFMLRVADIPSRIVMGYHGGLIDAEKRRIQVRGSHAHAWVEYWLEGRGWVRVDPTGAIHPSRIEDGIEGLQGDLGDRNRVDLGLFGQISYSFTAFKEQLEYFWAKTILGYKPSQLMEGLSDLFGVLSLRKLLLLLAGFFGILFGGITLMILKPWQMMRFDEGRSYQKLIDKLNQRTEKRGGVEILRSDSHKEILAKLEGVLDAPERAVLEDLFQEFERLHYAPEMNGKSAKARKNARKKLYQSLFRAL; the protein is encoded by the coding sequence ATGAGTCGAGATAATCACAGCATAGGACGTTTTCCTTGGGGAAAAACAGTGCCGAAACGCTCAAAACGCCCGAAAACAGAAAAGCCGATTCCACGCAGCAGTCTGACCTGGCTCTTGGTGGCCTATATTGCGGTAGTGATTCCGCACTTTATTCTCTATCTACCGCTTTGGATTCTTCCCATTGCACTTGCGGCATTTTATTGGCGTTATGAGATCTATCGCATGCGCCGCACCTATCCCAGTGGCCTTGTCAAAACGTTGGTGGTTGTTGCACTTTTAGCAGTGATGGGCGGGGTGTATGGAAACTTTTTTAATACGATTGGAAGCAGCGTTCTTTTAGTTGCGCTCTTTTCCCTTAAGTTTGTCGAGGCGCGGACGCTTCGCGATGGGTGGGTGCTTGTGTTGCTTGCCTATTTTACCCTTGCGGTGGGATTTATTTTCGATACCTCGATGTGGATGGCACTCTTTAGCCTCATTCCTCTTTGGGCAACGACAATGGCACTATTGGGGTTTGAGCAGAGCGATGATGCGCCCTTTAAAAATAGGTTTATGTTTAAAGAGGTGACGATCGCGCTTTTTGCCGCGCTTCCCTTAATGATTGCGCTCTTTTTTGTCTTTCCTCGTTTTCCGTCTCTTTTATCGCTCAATCAAGATAAGACGGAGATTGCGAGTAAAATGGGGGTGGGCGATCGGCTCAATCCCGGTGATATTTCAGAGCTTGCCGAGAATGATGAGCTGATGTTTTGGGCTGAATTTGATGGCATGATGCCTCGCCGAGAAGATCTCTATTGGCGCGTTTTAACGCTCGATCATTTTGATGGAAAAGGGTGGTCGCGTTCTCCGCAATTTGAGCATTCGAATATGCCCGCCCGAGTGATTCCCCGTGGGCCGCAATATGCTTATTTTATTTTGTATGAACCGACGCACCGTAAAGATGTGGTGGCGCTCGATATTTCGATGAATCCTCAAGGGGAGCGTTATCGCCAGCATTTTGATTATCGATTTGAGGCGCCGTATCCGGTCACCAGTAAAATTCGTTATGAGCTTGTGGCCTTCCCGATGGCCTCGCTCGATCGGGATCTTCCGCCAAATCATCCCCGTTTAGAGAGGTATCGTGAGGTGGAAGCGTGGAGTAATCCGGAAACGGCGGCGTGGGTCTTAGGTGAAAAGCTCAAAGTCTCCTCCCCTGAAGCGCTCGTTAATCGCATTTTGACTCATATTCATAATGAAGAATATGTCTATACCTTAAAGCCTGGGCGATTGACGGGGAATGTGATCGATCAGTTTTTTATCGATTCGAAACGCGGGTTTTGTGAGCACTATGCGAGCTCGCTTGCGTTTATGCTCCGCGTTGCCGATATTCCCTCGCGGATTGTGATGGGCTATCACGGCGGTTTGATCGATGCGGAAAAACGGCGCATTCAGGTACGCGGATCTCATGCCCATGCGTGGGTTGAGTATTGGCTCGAAGGGCGGGGTTGGGTGCGCGTTGATCCAACCGGCGCGATTCATCCGAGCCGAATTGAAGATGGGATTGAAGGCTTGCAAGGGGATTTAGGCGATCGGAATCGCGTTGATTTAGGGCTATTTGGTCAGATATCTTATTCGTTCACTGCCTTTAAAGAGCAACTTGAATATTTTTGGGCAAAAACTATTTTAGGCTACAAGCCTTCGCAATTGATGGAAGGATTAAGCGATCTATTTGGCGTATTATCGTTACGAAAATTGTTGCTACTCTTGGCGGGATTCTTTGGGATTTTATTTGGCGGCATTACGCTGATGATCTTAAAACCGTGGCAAATGATGCGTTTTGATGAAGGGCGAAGCTACCAGAAATTGATCGATAAACTCAATCAGCGGACAGAAAAAAGGGGTGGGGTAGAGATTTTACGTTCCGATTCCCATAAAGAGATTTTAGCGAAACTTGAGGGCGTTTTAGATGCGCCTGAAAGAGCGGTGCTTGAGGATCTCTTTCAAGAATTTGAGCGTCTGCATTACGCCCCTGAAATGAATGGGAAGTCCGCTAAAGCTCGTAAAAACGCACGGAAAAAGCTCTATCAATCCCTCTTTCGCGCGTTATAA
- a CDS encoding SlyX family protein, producing MSIESRVNELEERIIELESREGFHEHTIEILNETLIEQAKQIELLTRAHQLLLEKLKNLPAEEGTQYSAVDEKPPHY from the coding sequence ATGAGTATTGAGAGCAGAGTGAATGAGCTTGAAGAGCGCATCATTGAATTAGAAAGTCGTGAAGGCTTTCATGAGCATACTATTGAGATCTTAAACGAGACGCTAATTGAACAGGCAAAACAGATCGAATTGTTAACGCGCGCGCATCAATTATTGCTCGAAAAACTGAAGAATTTACCGGCGGAAGAGGGCACACAATATTCCGCCGTCGATGAAAAACCGCCCCATTACTGA
- a CDS encoding APC family permease, translating to MEYTARLPQATVSTDSSSTLKKTLVLWQVVMIGLAYMQPMTVYDTFGIVSKDSGGHVPTSYIVALIAMLFTALSYGKMVRRYPSAGSAYTYTQRSINKNLGFMVGWCSLLDYLFNPMINILLATIYLHALFPNIPVPYFVVGLSLMMTVINLKGVELVANFNGLIVFFQMLLMAVFLFLVIQGIVADQQIVVDGIVQPRPEPMSLFSLQPFISEDMKISPILMGATILCFSFLGFDGLSSLSEETKDAENVIPKAILLTTLIGGVVFIITTYFLQIFFPDASIFKQPDESQPEILLYVAGKAFQSFALTFSIITVFASGLAAHTGVSRLMYVMGRDGAFPKKGFAYIHPKWRTPSFNVILVGIISLSACFFNLEIALHLVNFGALTAFTFVNLSVIFQYYIKDGRRVTMKDHLLYLVLPLYGAISIGVLWYYLSAESLKWGLSWAALGAVYLGFLLYRKRVQGKSIPALREREF from the coding sequence ATGGAATATACTGCAAGACTCCCCCAGGCAACAGTTTCTACTGATTCTTCTTCAACCCTGAAAAAAACATTGGTGTTATGGCAAGTGGTCATGATTGGCCTTGCGTATATGCAACCGATGACCGTTTACGATACCTTTGGTATTGTGAGCAAAGATAGTGGTGGGCACGTGCCTACCTCGTATATCGTCGCATTGATTGCGATGCTTTTTACCGCATTGAGTTACGGAAAAATGGTGCGTCGATATCCATCGGCGGGGTCTGCTTATACCTATACGCAGCGTTCGATTAACAAAAACCTTGGGTTTATGGTGGGCTGGTGTTCGCTCCTTGACTACCTCTTTAATCCCATGATTAACATCTTATTGGCGACAATTTATCTCCATGCATTGTTCCCCAATATTCCGGTGCCCTATTTTGTAGTGGGATTATCGTTAATGATGACGGTGATTAACTTAAAAGGCGTGGAATTAGTGGCGAATTTTAATGGGTTAATTGTATTTTTCCAGATGCTTTTAATGGCGGTTTTCCTCTTCCTTGTGATTCAAGGAATCGTGGCAGATCAGCAAATCGTTGTCGATGGTATCGTACAACCGCGTCCAGAGCCAATGAGTCTGTTTAGTCTTCAGCCCTTTATTTCAGAAGATATGAAAATCTCTCCCATCTTAATGGGCGCGACGATTCTCTGCTTCTCGTTTTTAGGATTTGATGGCTTAAGCTCCCTCTCAGAAGAGACGAAAGATGCTGAAAATGTGATTCCAAAAGCGATTCTCCTCACCACATTAATTGGGGGCGTTGTCTTTATTATCACGACTTATTTCTTGCAGATTTTCTTCCCGGATGCGAGCATCTTTAAGCAACCTGATGAAAGCCAGCCAGAGATTTTACTCTATGTTGCTGGAAAAGCGTTCCAATCCTTTGCACTCACCTTTTCAATCATTACGGTGTTTGCGTCAGGACTTGCGGCGCACACAGGTGTTTCACGCTTAATGTATGTAATGGGCCGTGATGGCGCATTTCCGAAAAAAGGATTTGCATACATCCACCCAAAATGGAGAACGCCATCGTTTAACGTTATTTTAGTGGGCATTATTTCACTCTCTGCATGCTTCTTTAATCTTGAGATTGCTCTGCATTTAGTGAACTTTGGAGCGCTCACCGCGTTTACCTTTGTAAACCTCTCGGTGATCTTCCAATACTACATTAAAGATGGCAGACGCGTGACCATGAAAGATCACTTGCTCTATCTCGTATTACCGCTCTACGGCGCGATTTCGATCGGAGTGCTCTGGTACTATTTAAGTGCAGAATCCCTAAAATGGGGGCTCTCATGGGCGGCGCTTGGGGCAGTTTACTTAGGATTTTTACTCTATCGTAAACGGGTTCAAGGCAAAAGCATTCCAGCACTGCGTGAGCGTGAATTTTAG